One Euphorbia lathyris chromosome 1, ddEupLath1.1, whole genome shotgun sequence DNA segment encodes these proteins:
- the LOC136231956 gene encoding ABC transporter A family member 2 yields MKEEEKARTLTDMELLTGIPLLVLQFNALFKKNLLLSWRNKTSTFLQLFSSLFFIFLLFVIDKAINASTSNTTVYKTILDPQALVSPPIPPCEDKLYVKRPCFDFVWSGNDSVRVNRIVNSILANNPERPIPSNKVKSFRTTADVDNWLLNNPMHCPGALHFREINSTIISYGLQTNSTPVRNRGSFEDPVLKFLIPLQIAAEREIARSIIGDPKFSWVVGLKEFPHPAQERVSALLQVGSAFFLAFSMFGFVLQIGSLVAEKELKLRQALNMTGLYESAYWLSWIIWDGILALISSVLLVLFGMMFQFDFFKKNSFAVVFLLFYLFLLNMSGFAFLLSTFISKSSSATTVGFSVFIVGFFTQLVTIFGFPYGLDVSRALRTIWSFFPPNLLAVSVNLLAQATATPEDAGISWSGRKRCAEDYDFSAVEDCVITINGVYIWLLATYFLWCVLAIYFDNIIPNAYGVRRSMFYFLNPGYWTGKGGNEVEEGGICSCMGSVPLQEHVTPEDEDVLEEENTVKRDVSEGLVDHGIAVQVRGLVKTYSGTRTLGCCKCKKTKPYHAIKGLWLNFAKDQLFCLLGPNGAGKTTTINCLTGITTVTNGDALVYGNSIRSSVAMSNIRRLIGVCPQFDILWDALSGEEHIHLFASIKGLHPSSINSVAQESLEKVRLTGSAKVRTRSYSGGMRRRLSVAIALIGNPKLVILDEPTTGMDPISRRLVWDIIQNAKVGRSIVLTTHSMEEADILSDRIGIMAKGILRCIGTSIRLKSRFGTGFVTNVSFTESTVGQSTSSGNVEPAKNREDVKQFFKYHLDVVPAEENKSFLTFVIPRDREKLLMNFFAELQDQEREFGIADIQIGLATLEEVFLNIARQAELENAAAEGKMVTLTLTSGIAVQIPVGARFVGIPGTQSEENPRGIMVEVYWLQDDSGALCISGHSAEMPLPPNVGPLSSAAPTTSRNLLSRNRAAVYGTVIDPNQIND; encoded by the exons AAATTATACGTTAAGAGGCCATGTTTTGACTTCGTATGGAGTGGAAACGACAGCGTTAGAGTTAATCGTATTGTCAATTCCATTTTGGCCAATAATCCTGAGAGGCCGATTCCGTCGAATAAG GTTAAGTCATTCAGAACAACAGCTGATGTAGATAATTGGCTTTTGAATAATCCTATGCATTGCCCAGGAGCTCTCCATTTCAGAGAAATAAACTCTACTATTATCAGCTACGGTTTGCAGACTAATTCTACCCCAGTTAGAAATCGAGGTTCATTTGAGGATCCTGTATTGAAATTTCTAATTCCACTTCAGATTGCAGCAGAACGGGAAATTGCTCGGTCCATCATTGGAG ATCCAAAGTTTAGCTGGGTGGTTGGGCTGAAGGAATTTCCACATCCTGCGCAGGAGAGAGTCTCTGCTTTGCTTCAAGTTGGATCAGCTTTTTTTCTTGCTTTTTCCATGTTTGGATTTGTATTGCAAATAGGATCTTTGGTTGCAGAGAAAGAGCTCAAACTTCGTCAG GCATTGAATATGACAGGTCTTTATGAATCTGCATACTGGTTGTCATGGATCATATGGGACGGAATACTTGCATTAATTTCATCAGTTTTGCTTGTTCTCTTTggaatgatgtttcagtttgaCTTCTTCAAGAAAAACAGTTTTGCAGTTGTCTTTcttttgttttatctttttctGCTTAACATG AGTGGTTTTGCGTTCCTGTTGTCAACCTTCATTAGCAAGTCATCTTCCGCGACGACAGTTGGTTTCTCTGTATTTATTGTTGGCTTTTTTACTCAG CTGGTTACGATATTTGGATTTCCATATGGTCTAGATGTTTCTAGAGCTCTACGAACTATCTGGTCATTCTTCCCACCAAATCTTCTGGCAGTATCAGTAAATTTGCTTGCTCAGGCAACTGCAACTCCTGAAGATGCTGGGATTAGCTGGAGTGGACGGAAAAGGTGTGCAGAAGATTATGATTTTTCTGCTGTAGAAGACTGCGTGATAACAATT AATGGTGTTTACATTTGGCTTCTGGCAACGTATTTTTTGTGGTGTGTTTTGGCTATCTACTTTGATAATATAATTCCAAATGCATACGGTGTGAGAAGAtctatgttttacttcttaaacCCTGGGTATTGGACTGGGAAAGGTGGTAATGAGGTCGAAG AGGGTGGCATCTGTAGTTGCATGGGCTCAGTCCCACTGCAAGAACATGTTACTCCAGAAGATGAAGATGTGCTTGAAGAGGAAAACACTGTTAAGCGTGATGTGAGTGAAGGCTTAGTTGATCATGGTATTGCAGTTCAGGTACGAGGGCTTGTAAAGACATATAGTGGGACTAGGACGCTTGGTTGTTGTAAATGCAAGAAGACTAAACCTTATCATGCAATTAAG GGCTTGTGGTTGAACTTCGCAAAGGATCAGTTATTCTGTCTCCTTGGACCAAATGGTGCTGGAAAGACTACAACAATTAATTGTTTGACTGGCATAACAACAGTGACTAATGGAGATg CTTTGGTTTATGGAAATTCCATTAGAAGTTCTGTTGCCATGTCAAACATTCGAAGACTTATAGGAGTTTGTCCTCAG TTTGACATCCTTTGGGATGCATTGTCTGGCGAAGAGCACATCCATCTCTTTGCTAGTATTAAAGGCCTACATCCGTCTTCAATCAATTCG GTTGCTCAAGAGTCATTAGAAAAAGTGAGACTTACTGGATCAGCTAAAGTGAGAACGAGGAGTTATAGTGGAGGAATGAGACGCCGGCTCAGTGTTGCAATAGCTCTTATTGGGAACCCAAAGTTGGTCATTCTGGACGAACCG ACTACTGGTATGGATCCAATATCGAGGAGGCTTGTTTGGGATATCATACAGAATGCGAAAGTAGGCCGTTCCATTGTTCTAACTACACATTCCATGGAAGAAGCTGACATTCTCAGTGATCGTATTGGAATTATGGCCAAGGGTATACTGCGATGCATTGGAACTTCAATAAGGTTGAAATCAAGGTTTGGGACTGGTTTTGTTACAAATGTTAGTTTTACAGAAAGCACTGTAGGACAGTCTACTTCAAGCGGCAATGTGGAGCCTGCAAAGAATCGTGAGGATGTAAAGCAGTTTTTCAAATAT CATTTGGATGTAGTGCCAGCAGAGGAGAATAAATCTTTCCTGACTTTCGTCATACCTCGTGATAGAGAGAAGCTTTTAAtg aATTTTTTTGCTGAGCTCCAAGATCAAGAAAGAGAATTTGGTATAGCAGATATCCAAATTGGTCTTGCAACACTTGAGGAAGTTTTCTTGAATATTGCTAGGCAGGCTGAGCTAGAGAATGCTGCCGCCGAAGGAAAGATGGTGACTTTGACCCTAACTTCTGGAATTGCTGTTCAG ATTCCTGTGGGAGCCAGATTTGTTGGGATTCCAGGAACACAATCTGAAGAAAATCCTAGAGGTATTATGGTTGAAGTATACTGGCTGCAAGACGATTCTGGTGCTCTTTGTATTTCTGGACATTCTGCTGAAATGCCTCTGCCTCCTAATGTTGGACCTTTGAGTTCTGCAGCACCAACAACCAGCAGAAACTTACTAAGTAGGAATAGAGCAGCAGTTTATGGAACAGTGATAGATCCCAATCAGATTAATGACTAA